In Papaver somniferum cultivar HN1 chromosome 9, ASM357369v1, whole genome shotgun sequence, the genomic stretch CAACCTAACTCTATCTGCGGAAGTCTATTCAGTGCAAAATATCTTGATCaacaaccaattctacaaggCATTGATTCTATACTCTCTTCCTCCAGTCCTTAATGGAGACAACTAGCACCAATAATCCCTACCATGCGACATCTAATATTTCatcgtattggaaatggattaTCGACCCCAATAGAAGCCAATTGgattccacactcaacaaatctAGACCCAACACAATGTTACCCAATCCGAATGGTAGCAGATATCCTCGACCCAATATCCCATTCctggaatcatgaaaaattaaacaCTCTTCCCAATCCTATAatccaaaaaatcataaacatccacctcCCCCAAAATAGTTCCCAggataaaattatctggccacactcaaaatctgGAAACTACACTACCGCTtcaggatacaaatgtctaacccaagGTCAACCAAATCACACCCCTCTACCACCTACCAAATTTCTATGGACTTTActgtgtccaccaaaaattcggctTTTCTTGTGAAAATCCATCAATGAAGTattaccaaccttctctctcttacataacatccatttgaccaactcagaCATATGCCCAAGATGCAACACAGATCCAGAATTGGGAAGTCACCTTCTAATTCATTGTCTAACGACAACTAATTCATGGAACACCTTATTCAGTCAACTTACAAATTCACCAAACTccaatacccccccccccccaacttTCATCTTAACACCCCAAACATCCATTTCCCAAATCCTCCAACAACCTGCATCAACATCTGCGATCTCctctttttgtttccttttttggaCCTTATGGATGGCTAAGAATGATTTAATATACCAACAAAAGCAAACAAACTCAGAAGAAATCCTAGTTTGGGCACAAAAACTGCAATAAGAATACTATGAGGCTCTACACTCTTCACCACCAATCATTCCACAAGATACATCGGTATTTAACCATCCAATAAGAGATAAAAGGATATCAACAATATCGGTAAAATGGTCCATTCCAAACATCAACTAGATCAAGATTAACACCGATGGAGCAGCCAAAGGTCATCCAGGATTTGCAGGGACATGGTTCATCTGCAGAGATTCAGGCGCACGAAATTTTATTGGCTCTAGCTCAACCACTAGGGATTACAACAGCTTTAACCGCGGAAACTTGGGCTATGCTTTTAgcttcaagaacaacaacagaaaGACAATGACCAAGAGTTCTCTTTGAAACAGACTCAGAAAACTTGTTGCGCTTCATCACTTCCTCTACACCTCCATCTTGGCACATAGCAGGAATGATTGAGGAAATAAAAATTAGATTTCAACAGATCCCGCAAGCTACTATtcaacacaactacagagaaggaaatcaagcagccgACGGATTGGCCAATCATGCGGCGGATGAAAGTCAAACATGAAGCTCGTCAACCAAAATCTGGGACCAGCCAATCCCATCTTTTATTAGCCaaattttatttcatgattccgtgGATACCACATACCCAACACAAGTTGTAAACTAATTTCTTTTaataaaatgcatgcttcaaacaaaaaaaaatgtaatttttCAAGGTTTTTAAAGCAGAATTATACTAAATGATTTTATGCGTATGGCATACCAACATGTAATATTTTcaatgcttcaaaaaaagaaaaatgtaatctTTTCCTAGCGGAACAAAATTAAAATTCATAGTTTAAAAAAGATAAAATATATTTCTTTAAACtttacaaagaaataaaaatgaCGATGAGAGGTTCAAACCCCTTACGCTTCGATGCTCCGAAAATTTCGAAAACTCTCTGACTCGCAGTGGTGAATCTTTGCTGAAGCGACAGATTCTCTAATAATATACGCTTCACAGCATTTTCCGTCCAAGTTTTGAATTTTCGCCTAAAATTTTTAAAAGAAAAGTAGCTACTTCTCAGGAGATTCAAACCCCATACCTGTCGCTCATTTTTAACGAACTAAACCACTGGGCCACTGCTagggttttatatttattttatataaatattatcttcttaaatttacATTTCATACCTACCTAAAAACAACTAATATTATTTATAGACGTTTCAAACATGAACCATGAAACGACGCTTCACGATTTCACATACGTTTTGCTTCTTAAAAATACAAAACGAGTTATGCATTGCATCGCTTCACACTTTAAAGACCTTGCCCAGCTTtataacaaaatgaaatcaaattTGGACTGTATGGCCCTCAACATGAAGGGTCCGAGATTTTATACTTTATCATTATGTATGGATCAAGCGGTGGATCTTTTTGTATGGATAATATGttcgaaaaaaagaaaaataaaattgagaatGAAGATCTTTCATGGGTTGTTGTTTCCCTCTCGTGCATGCAACATTGATGATGTAAGGAGAGTAACGGTTAGAGGTGGGTCTTAAATTTAGAAGACGCGGTGCTTGTACTCTTGTTGCGGTTGCGCCAATCACCGAATATCTACCGGATCTAAAGCAAATCAAACACGTCATCACTCCCTTATTCTCAACTGTCCTTAACCAACAATACTCACCAACCTTATGTGGGTCATCAGCCTCTCCACCCCTGACAAGGCATGTGATTGTGCCACCAACAAATTTACACTTCGCTTTGATTTCCCTACAGATATATTGTCTAATCCctagatgaggaagaagaaaaaaggtgATCAAATCTGGCTCTCATTTCTTTCAAATTCTAGGGTATATGACTTGTATGGGTGGCAACAACTAGCTTTTCTTTCAAAGATCTTTTGTGTACTAAAATGATCTTACTTCTTAAATTTTAGGATTTTATCTTCCTGGTCATGGATGACACCCACCGAGTAGGGTCACTTGGCAAGTGACTTCATCTGAATTATCTTTTTTAGATTTAAGTATGTTTCCGTTGGTTCTGTTCTATAAGCAACACATACGATTAGGTTTTAACTTTGCCTGTGTATACATCACTAATTTACTAGCTTTTCGAGGGAATCGCATGCCTATGGATTCAATGATGTATGTGCAAGTGCAAGTAAGTTAGAAGGGGGCATTGAAGTTGAACCCTTGAATCTAGGATTCTGATCGAGTGTAAGGAACTGTACTTACATCCAGAAgagtacttttttttctttttttttttttgatacaaagaGAAATCCATTCATTGATGAGAATTGGGATTACACTAATCATTTTTAACCAGAGAGAATATCATCTGGAAAAAAATCTGAAAAGGAGAAATTAGCTGCCTGTAGTCTAGCTCTTTTAGCTAGCTCATGAGCAGCATTATTACATAGTCTGTTTACAAACTTACAAAACCAAAGTTTTCTACcagtaaatttatttttaattactTGAATTGAAATTTGATTGAACCAGTGAACTTGTAGTTCATCTTCAGAGATAGATTTAACTACATTATCACAATCCATTTCAAAAACAACCTTAGTAATGCCCAGTTCCTCCATCCATTCCACAGCTATAACTAGTACCTTGCATTCGAAATACTCagcaccatattcttcttccacttcctcATAACATCACATACCTTTTGCTCCTAGACATGCACCTGCGAAATTTCTCAGAATTAGACCAACAGTTCCTTGCTTTGTTTGAGAAATATAAGAACCATCAATATTTGTTTTCACAAAATCCTTGTCTGGGGGTCTCCAATTTTCGATCTGCAAGTCATTTGAAAGACAAAATTGTTGGGGATTAGTCAGATGTGAACATTGGTTGAGTAACCAATTTACTTTCACCACAGTAACCTGCAAATGTGGTTTCTTATCTTGAAAAACAGCAGAACACCTGTCTTTCCAGATGTACCAAATGATGCACATAAATCTGCAAATCAAATTTTCATCACTCAAGCATGGAGCAGGAAGATTCATAACTTCAGTGTGAAACCAGCTTATGAGCCATTGTTCAAAGTCAACATTAGAAAGCCTAATAACATCTATATTAATATTCAAGGCAAACCAAATGGCTCTACTATAACTACATTCCATAAAGATATGATTAATGGTTTCCTCACTATTTTTACAGAAACTACACTGAGTTTCTATACCATGTTTATATCTAGCAATCTTGGTTTTAACATGAACAATTTTCTTTagacatttccaaaaaaaaatatgaacccTATGTGGAACCCTGAACTTCCACAAGTTTTTCCAAACATCAGTAGGAATTGAACTACCTGCAACAATGGTGTCAACATCACTAGAACAGATGGTATTATAAGCATTCTTAACAGTGAACTTACCTTTTCTGTCTGGCATCCATATCATTTTATCAGTACCAGTGTTAGGAACTCTCATATTGAGAATGAGATTAACACAGTCTTGAGAAAAGAGAGTATTAACTATGTTAATATCCCATTGCCTAGTACCAGGTACAAATAAATCACAGACAAAAGTAAAATTGTTAAAGCTAGAGGATCCAACTACTGGAACAGGAGGACTATTTAAACCAATAACCCAAACATCTAGCCAAATGTTGATTTTAGTACCACAACTCACTAACCATCTAATGTGTTGCTGAACAACTTCCAGACCAGAGTAAATGCTTCTCCAAAGCCAAGAACTCTCATCTTTAAGTTTATCTAAATACAAAAGACTACCATTTCTAGAATACTTGGCTCTAAGAATTTGATAGCAAAGGGAAGAATCATCACAAGCATTCCAAGCAATTTTAGTAAGCAAAGCAGTGTTAAGATGCTCTAGATTCCTAAAGCCAATACCTCCCAAAGCCTTAGGAATTTGTAATTTATCCCACCCTATAAAGTAAATGCCTCTATGACCACCATCTTTACCCCACCAGAACTGTCTTTGGATAGTATCAATTTTAGCAATGGTGTTTTTAGGAACTCTGAAAACACTCATTTGATGAGTAGGCAAAGCATTAAGAACATGCTTTACCATGGTTGATCTAGCTGCATAATTCATGTTTTTACCTTTCCAAGGAATAAGCCTAGCATAAAAACTCTGAATAAGGGGTTTGAAAGCTTTAGATTTGTCTCTACCTATAAGAAGGGTGACACCTAGATATTTATATGTATCTTGCATTTCAATCATGTTAAGAGCACTAGAAAGATCATGCTTAGCAGTAGGACTCATATTGTTACTAAAATAGACACTAGATTTATTTAAGTTTAACAACTGACCTGAGATATTGCTAAACTGATTGAGAGTATTAAGAATACCTGTCACATTGTGTCTATCAGCTTTAGTAAAGATAAgaatatcatctgcaaaaaggAGGTGAGTAATAGCATGAGCATTTCTAGCAGCCTTAACACCAGAGATGGCATGATTAGAGGCATCATTGACAAGAAGTCTAGATAAATAGTCCATAGCTATTATAAAGAGATAGGgggatagaggatccccctgcctTAGACCTCTAGTAGGATTATAAGCACTAGTGGGAGAACCATTGAGAAGGATAGAaatttttgttgttggaatacATTGTTCAATGTACTTACAAAATTTCTCAGGAAAACCAAGTTTTTTAAGCATACCTAAAATGAAAGACCATTCTAacctatcaaaagctttagatAAATCCAATTTCAGAGCCATACTATCAGAATTACCTTCTTTATGTTTCATGGTATGAACCATTTCATGAGCAATGATAATATTATCTTGGATAGCTCTACCTGGAACAAAAGCAGATTGAAAGGGAGAAATAATCCTTTttagataaggttttattctattTGCTAAGATCTTAGAGATGATTTTATAGATTGTGTTGCATAAACCTATAGGTCTAAAATCAGCAGGATATTTGGCCTTATCATTTTTAGGAATCAAAGAGAGGTATGTCTTGTTAAACTCCCTAGGCATGTAACCAGAACTGAAAAAGCTTTGAACAGCCTGAACAACATCATTACCAACAATGTCCCAGTTGACATGGTAGAAACCAGCTCGAAAGCCATCCGGGCCTGGGGAGCACCAAGATGCCATGTCTTTCACTACTTGAAAAACATCATCAGCAGAAGGGATTCTAGTGAGAAACTCAGAAAAATCATTAGTAATGACAGTTGGGATAATATCAAAAACATCATCATGAATATGATTCATCACAGAGCAACTTACAGAACTAAAATGTGAAACAAGAATGTTTGCTATATCTTCCCTATTATCATACCAAGCACCATGAGAATCATATAAGCAAtcaatattttttctgaacattcTTCTATTAGCTAGAGTGTGAAAATATTTGGAATTATTATCCATATCAACTATGAATTTATCTCCAGATTTTTGCTTATAGAATTCAGTTTTGATATCAAACCACATTTCTAATTGCTTATTAGTATCACTAAGACAATTATGCTGAGAATTTGAAATTGGTTCATTCTGAAGTCTAAAGAGTTGATCCTGCAGAGCATTGATATTACTATCAATATCACCAAAATAAATTTTATTCCAATAAGATAACCTTTTTCTAGTAGAGATATGTTTTTCGTCAACGTATGACCTGGAGAACCTCTAGAAATAGTGTTCCATGCCATTTTTAGTTGATTTTTGAAACCAGCATGCTTAAgccacataattttttttttaaaaggtctCCATAAATTCTCAGGGATTCTATCAGTTTGTATCATTATAGGACAATGATCTGATCCGGCTTGGACAAGATGATATAATCTAGCATTGAGAAAATCATTACACCACTGTTGATTCCCCAGAGGCATATCAATCCTAGAAGTTTTAGTACCAGTTCCTATATTGTTACTAGACCAGGTGAAATCTCTTCCAATGTAGCCTAAATCCATTAAGCCACATTCATTAATTTTTTGTTGAACATATCTATCCTCTTGAGAAACATTAGAACTAGAGTCTAAAGCATGAAGATGAACATTGAGATCACCTATGACAATCCAGGGTTGCATAATATTATCACTAATGCTAGACATAATTTCCCATTGTATTTTCTTGATGTTAGAGTATGTAAAACAATACATGAAAGAAATTAGGACATTTTATTTAGCAGGATGTAAACTAGCAagaacattaatgatattattgGATTTGTCTTGGACGGAACATTGAAAGCCTTCTTTCCATAACAAAAGAATACCTCCAGCAAATCCTACTCTATCAATGTAATCATAATTTGAAAAATTCAGGGACTTAGCAAGTCCAGTCATTCTATCTTTATCTATTTTTTGTTTCAGTTAAAAACAAAATATCTGGAGATTGCTTTTTGATTAAAACATAGAGTTGGTCCCTAGTAAATTTCTTGGCCAGACCTTGAACGTTCCAACATAAAATCTTTATTTTGAAAatagaaaaattaaaataactggaaaaattaaaagaaaaaggaGATGTTTTAAATACCTGAGAAGAGCTTCTGATACAATCATTCATGGGAGCAGAAATTGTTGCAGTTGATTCATCTGATTCCATCATGGAATTGTGTTGAAGGTCCACATTAGTAGGATCATAACCTTGCATAACAGCAGGCGACTGAATGCGTATGTTATGAGGGTTCATAGAAGGTTCTGCATTGAGGCTGGAATTTATCATCCTTTTGACATTTTTTGAGTCTTCAATATTACCATCTtcaaatatttcttcttccatgttgCAAGCTGAAGAACTTCCTTCATTCTCTTTAGTGGCTTCACTATCTTCCTTGAGTAGAGCTTCATACTCAGCAACAGTAAGAGAATCCAAATAGAGTAAATGAGAAGTATACTTGTATTTTTCATCGTCATGATCGATGACAAAACATTTTGGACAAATGTTCTTAGGCTGCAATTCCCAGTGATATCTAATCCAAGCATCTTCTACGGTAACAGTCTTCCACCAACCACCTCTATGGAGTGATTTGTTCAGTTCCACTTCAATTCTAGCTTTAACAGTGTTTCCTGCTCGAGGTCTACAGTTCCTTGGCTTGGTAGAAATCTTCCTCCCAATAAAACTGATAGCTTCATCTATAACATCAATATTCATATGTTCAAGCTTCAAGTATTTGAACTGCAGAGTGAAAATTTGCTTATCAAAAGTATAGTCCTGTAGTGGGATATGATTGTAGTACTTCTGGATATGAAAAAGAACACCATCTATTAGCCAAGGACCATCGGCAATAACTTCATCTCTTTCAGCTTCACTATTTAGCCTGATTAGAAGCAGATTGTGACCCAtaatcttgatttctttattaagATATTTCCCCCATAAAGAATTGATTTTCGTTCTTATGACTCTCATCTTCATCTTTGATTTCTCTTTCAACTTTCCTCGTATTCCATAAGTCCATTGTTCAGCAACAACATTGATAAGTTGAGTTGAGCCCACAATTCTTCTTTGATTAGCAAATAAATCAATATTTGTATTTCTTAGTTGCCTAGAAAGAAGATTGATTCGATCCCCTTGACCAGAAGACATGATTTTTCTTGAGAGTAATCTAGTTTTTCTCTTACTAAGATAAAGACTTTTGATTTGTGAAACTTTAAACCCTACCTCAGTATTAATATACCAATGGGTAATGAGAAACCACTTACAAGATTTTGATAAACTTGTAAAGTATCTTTTATAATAGGAAACCCTAGATATGGATTGATAGGAGAGTAATTGAGGATAAACAATATAACCATAAGTAGTTCCAAAATAACAGAGAAGATTTTTTCTTGAAATTGAATAAAAAGGAAACAAATTTTTGACTTGATTTCCTCTAGATTGAATGCTAAAATCTCGAGAGATAATTGACTAAGAATTGAGAgccaattttttttgaaaattctgattaggtttaCTGAGTTGAGACACTAATTTGAGATGATTGTTTTCATATTGAAAACCAGATTGATAGACTTGAGCAAGATGAATAATTGTGTCCTTACTTGGATTGAGAGACGCCTTTGATGAAGAGACTTGTTTGGACAAAATCAAACAACCTTTTGCACTACTAATTTGGACCATCAACACAAAGAAGATGGTTAGCACCACTGTTGGCCACATCACTGTTGTTTTCTCAACTGCAAAATTCATGCTTCTTCCACCACTGGTAAACCACAGAATGAATGATCAGAGATCTGAAAATTTACAAACCCATTTAAAAATTAGATAGGAAGAAAATTGGAAAAGTTCAAAAGCATAAACCTAAtaacaaaagaagaacaaaaaactgAGAATTAATAATAAAATCTACAACATCTATTAAATCTGAAATGAAATAAGTTTGATAATCCTAAGAAATCAAGAAGGGAAGATTAAAAACACAAAATCATCGAGAATTGAAAAACCAATTTTTGGAGTGTATTTGGAGCTCTTTGGTTTATATGTTCTTTTTTACATCCAGAAGAGTACTAGAACCAGCTTTTGGGAAGTACTAGAACCAGCTTTTCGGAAAACACTGAAGGGAAATTTACGCTTAGGCCCTACCCACAGTATgaagcccttaattaaaaaaatgtGTAAATCAAGGCCTTAAATTTATGTATGTTATTGTTGGCAAATTCCTAGTTAAACAAAATTTAAACTTCCGCCCAGAATTATTAAAATATGGTAAAATGATGTCCCACCACCATTTCTGACAACCACCACATCCACCGCTGCCCACCACCGACCTCCACCACCTTCTACCacaaccaaccaccaccaccaccaccacctacaccCACCGTTgccaccatctccaccaccgtcaccaccaccagcatTTCCCACAACCACCATCATCGTCTTTTTAAGGCAatggaaaagaaaacaaaattcaaGTGATTATAG encodes the following:
- the LOC113312787 gene encoding uncharacterized protein LOC113312787 produces the protein MSSGQGDRINLLSRQLRNTNIDLFANQRRIVGSTQLINVVAEQWTYGIRGKLKEKSKMKMRVIRTKINSLWGKYLNKEIKIMGHNLLLIRLNSEAERDEVIADGPWLIDGVLFHIQKYYNHIPLQDYTFDKQIFTLQFKYLKLEHMNIDVIDEAISFIGRKISTKPRNCRPRAGNTVKARIEVELNKSLHRGGWWKTVTVEDAWIRYHWELQPKNICPKCFVIDHDDEKYKYTSHLLYLDSLTVAEYEALLKEDSEATKENEGSSSACNMEEEIFEDGNIEDSKNVKRMINSSLNAEPSMNPHNIRIQSPAVMQGYDPTNVDLQHNSMMESDESTATISAPMNDCIRSSSQDQLFRLQNEPISNSQHNCLSDTNKQLEMWFDIKTEFYKQKSGDKFIVDMDNNSKYFHTLANRRMFRKNIDCLYDSHGAWYDNREDIANILVSHFSSVSCSVMNHIHDDVFDIIPTVITNDFSEFLTRIPSADDVFQVVKDMASWCSPGPDGFRAGFYHVNWDIVGNDVVQAVQSFFSSGYMPREFNKTYLSLIPKNDKAKYPADFRPIGLCNTIYKIISKILANRIKPYLKRIISPFQSAFVPGRAIQDNIIIAHEMVHTMKHKEGNSDSMALKLDLSKAFDRLEWSFILGMLKKLGFPEKFCKYIEQCIPTTKISILLNGSPTSAYNPTRGLRQGDPLSPYLFIIAMDYLSRLLVNDASNHAISGVKAARNAHAITHLLFADDILIFTKADRHNVTGILNTLNQFSNISGQLLNLNKSSVYFSNNMSPTAKHDLSSALNMIEMQDTYKYLGVTLLIGRDKSKAFKPLIQSFYARLIPWKGKNMNYAARSTMVKHVLNALPTHQMSVFRVPKNTIAKIDTIQRQFWWGKDGGHRGIYFIGWDKLQIPKALGGIGFRNLEHLNTALLTKIAWNACDDSSLCYQILRAKYSRNGSLLYLDKLKDESSWLWRSIYSGLEVVQQHIRWLVSCGTKINIWLDVWVIGLNSPPVPVVGSSSFNNFTFVCDLFVPGTRQWDINIVNTLFSQDCVNLILNMRVPNTGTDKMIWMPDRKGKFTVKNAYNTICSSDVDTIVAGSSIPTDVWKNLWKFRVPHRVHIFFWKCLKKIVHVKTKIARYKHGIETQCSFCKNSEETINHIFMECSYSRAIWFALNINIDVIRLSNVDFEQWLISWFHTEVMNLPAPCLSDENLICRFMCIIWYIWKDRCSAVFQDKKPHLQIENWRPPDKDFVKTNIDGSYISQTKQGTVGLILRNFAGACLGAKVKSISEDELQVHWFNQISIQVIKNKFTGRKLWFCKFVNRLCNNAAHELAKRARLQAANFSFSDFFPDDILSG